From a single Schistosoma mansoni strain Puerto Rico chromosome 4, complete genome genomic region:
- a CDS encoding putative zinc finger protein — MNFRTSVDTLNDTSLSFPLTLLPNTPQQTVVLSSQSLASLTSSNDNNSNNLFISSQNFNTHAFISPSATTLSASSSSMSSSSCVSFDNNSLPSPSISCLNGSLETSKSNQSVTSSSVFGSSLLPSVSSLSSVISNGSNKDSTNSKAGTLSTSNNQQNDVKTSVIVLPSADKLLSSRNFSQPSNLAAQQSSKYQDVKCRRLSYSCPSTPSIPSTTVTVSTTSSASLQTIVTSSTNMVTCCSRRRHQCPYCPKSCERKDNLQAHIRTHTGERPYPCRYCPKAFPQKDHLRAHIRTHTGEKPYRCPQCLKAFAQLGNLHRHVKTHRR, encoded by the coding sequence ATGAATTTTAGAACTTCAGTAGATACCTTAAATGATACATCATTATCCTTTCCATTGACTTTATTACCTAATACTCCTCAACAAACAGTGGTTTTATCATCTCAATCTTTGGCTTCACTTACTTcttctaatgataataatagtaataatttatttatatcatcGCAAAACTTCAATACCCATGCATTTATTTCTCCTTCAGCGACTACATTATCGGCGTCATCATCATCTATGTCTTCCTCCTCATGTGTatcttttgataataattctttaCCTTCTCCTTCTATTTCATGTTTAAATGGTAGTTTGGAAACATCCAAATCTAATCAGTCTGTAACTTCTAGTTCAGTATTCGGTAGTTCTCTACTTCCTTCAGTCTCTTCATTATCCTCTGTTATTTCTAACGGTAGTAATAAAGATAGTACAAATAGTAAAGCTGGTACGTTAAGTACTTCGAATAATCAACAAAACGATGTTAAAACAAGTGTCATTGTGTTGCCTTCTGCAGATAAGTTACTTTCTTCACGTAATTTTTCACAACCATCCAACTTAGCAGCTCAACAGAGTAGTAAATATCAAGACGTAAAATGTCGGCGTCTGTCTTATTCCTGTCCTAGTACACCTTCCATTCCATCCACTACTGTTACTGTGTCTACCACCTCGTCTGCATCATTACAAACTATAGTGACATCATCTACGAATATGGTTACGTGTTGTTCAAGACGTAGACATCAATGTCCTTATTGTCCGAAATCTTGTGAGAGAAAGGATAACCTTCAAGCTCATATCCGTACTCATACTGGAGAACGACCGTATCCATGTCGTTATTGTCCCAAAGCATTTCCTCAGAAAGATCACTTACGAGCTCATATTCGCACGCATACAGGTGAAAAACCCTACAGATGTCCACAATGTCTTAAAGCATTTGCTCAACTGGGTAATCTTCATCGACATGTCAAAACTCACCGTCGATAA